A section of the Methanosarcina mazei S-6 genome encodes:
- the acsC gene encoding acetyl-CoA decarbonylase/synthase complex subunit gamma, with protein sequence MKINSPLEAYKYLPQTNCGECGQPTCMAFASTLIDRSGKTTDCPPLIKEKKFAKKLAELDRLLAPEIRQVTIGVGERAANIGGDDVLYRHKLTFFNKTKMFFDVADNMDEAAIVERVKKISDYKKFYVGRNLLLDGVAIRAASNDPAKFATAVKKVIENTELPVILCSFNPAVLKAGLEVAKGKNPLLYAANKDNWKEVGELALEYNVPVVVSAFNDLDGLKTLAKTFAEAGIKDIVLDPGTYPTGKGLKDTFTNFLKIRRAGIMGDTEIAYPIMAMPLTAWMAGIADPVSASYWETVLSSIFTIRYGDIMLLHSMEPYATMPEVHLAETIYTDPRSPVAVDSKMYKVGNPTADSPVLFTTNFALTYYTVESDLASNGIDCWLLAVNTDGIGVEAAAAGGQLTADKVKDAFEKSGFDLKSDVTHNSVVIPGLAARLQGDIEDKLNVKVMVGPMDSGRLPGWMEKNWPPKK encoded by the coding sequence ATGAAGATTAACAGCCCATTAGAAGCGTACAAGTACCTGCCTCAGACCAACTGTGGAGAATGTGGTCAGCCTACATGTATGGCATTTGCCTCCACGCTGATCGATAGGTCAGGCAAGACAACAGACTGCCCTCCCCTGATTAAAGAAAAGAAGTTTGCAAAGAAACTGGCAGAACTAGACAGGCTCCTTGCTCCTGAAATTCGCCAGGTTACTATTGGTGTTGGCGAAAGAGCAGCCAATATTGGTGGAGACGATGTACTGTACCGCCACAAACTGACATTCTTTAACAAGACAAAGATGTTCTTCGATGTGGCAGACAACATGGACGAAGCTGCCATTGTTGAAAGAGTGAAGAAGATCAGTGATTACAAGAAGTTCTATGTAGGACGTAACCTGCTTCTCGATGGTGTGGCAATAAGAGCAGCATCCAATGATCCTGCAAAGTTTGCAACAGCTGTCAAGAAAGTTATAGAAAACACAGAACTGCCTGTAATTCTATGTTCTTTCAATCCTGCAGTCCTGAAGGCAGGACTTGAGGTAGCAAAGGGTAAAAACCCGCTGCTGTATGCTGCAAACAAGGACAACTGGAAAGAGGTAGGAGAACTAGCACTCGAGTATAACGTGCCTGTGGTTGTTTCGGCGTTTAATGACCTTGACGGCCTGAAGACTCTTGCAAAGACATTTGCAGAGGCTGGAATTAAGGACATTGTGCTTGACCCGGGAACTTACCCAACCGGGAAAGGTCTGAAGGATACTTTCACAAACTTCCTGAAGATCAGGAGAGCAGGCATTATGGGAGACACCGAGATCGCGTATCCGATCATGGCTATGCCGCTTACTGCCTGGATGGCGGGAATTGCTGACCCTGTCAGTGCATCATACTGGGAAACGGTTCTTTCATCAATCTTTACTATAAGGTACGGAGACATTATGCTTCTCCACAGCATGGAGCCATATGCCACCATGCCAGAAGTACACCTGGCAGAGACAATATACACTGACCCCAGGTCTCCTGTTGCCGTAGACTCAAAGATGTATAAGGTAGGAAACCCAACAGCAGATTCACCTGTACTCTTTACCACAAACTTCGCCCTTACTTACTACACAGTAGAGAGCGACCTTGCATCAAACGGAATAGACTGCTGGCTGCTTGCAGTTAACACCGATGGTATTGGTGTGGAAGCAGCGGCTGCAGGTGGACAGCTGACAGCTGATAAGGTGAAGGATGCATTTGAGAAGTCAGGATTTGACCTCAAGAGCGATGTTACCCATAACAGTGTAGTTATTCCGGGTCTTGCTGCCCGTCTACAGGGTGATATTGAGGACAAACTCAATGTAAAAGTTATGGTTGGTCCAATGGACTCAGGAAGGCTACCAGGCTGGATGGAGAAGAACTGGCCACCAAAGAAATAA